One Thermofilaceae archaeon DNA segment encodes these proteins:
- the nadA gene encoding quinolinate synthase NadA, which yields MVSIEEIRRLMDEKKAVLLAHNYQRPEVQDAADFVGDSLELSLKAAELEAKTVVFAGVDFMAEQAAILNPGKVVLHPERLARCPMAAMLTLELAKEYKEKYPGVPFVVYVNSWAEVKALADYVVTSANAVKLVSQLEADRVLFGPDRHLAEYVAEATGKEVIPVPSDGHCPVHLAITREEVEGARKRYPAAKVLAHPECVREVRRLADFVGSTSQMIRAASELGAREYVVATEVGLLHRLEKLGFKAHPASSYAVCVEMKKITLSSILSSLVNGRNVVKVDAKVARRAREAIGRTFELLGVPPPWSRS from the coding sequence ATGGTCTCGATCGAGGAGATCAGGAGGCTGATGGACGAGAAGAAGGCCGTGCTCCTGGCGCACAACTACCAGCGCCCTGAGGTTCAGGATGCAGCGGACTTCGTCGGCGACAGCCTAGAGCTCTCCCTGAAAGCTGCAGAGCTTGAAGCGAAAACCGTCGTGTTCGCGGGCGTCGACTTCATGGCGGAGCAGGCTGCCATCCTAAACCCCGGAAAGGTGGTACTACACCCCGAGCGGCTGGCGAGGTGCCCCATGGCCGCCATGCTGACCTTAGAGCTCGCGAAAGAGTACAAGGAGAAGTACCCGGGAGTCCCCTTTGTCGTCTACGTCAACAGTTGGGCGGAGGTTAAGGCTTTAGCGGACTACGTGGTTACGAGTGCCAACGCCGTTAAGCTCGTTTCCCAGCTTGAGGCGGATAGGGTGCTCTTCGGCCCCGACAGGCACCTCGCGGAGTACGTCGCTGAAGCAACAGGGAAGGAGGTGATACCCGTGCCGAGCGATGGGCACTGCCCGGTCCACTTGGCCATTACGCGGGAGGAAGTTGAGGGCGCGAGGAAGAGGTATCCGGCAGCAAAGGTGCTGGCCCACCCCGAGTGCGTCCGAGAGGTTCGCCGCTTGGCCGATTTTGTCGGAAGCACGAGTCAGATGATTAGGGCGGCATCCGAGCTGGGAGCGAGGGAGTACGTAGTGGCAACCGAAGTGGGTTTGCTCCACCGGCTGGAGAAGCTGGGTTTCAAAGCTCATCCCGCAAGCAGCTATGCGGTCTGCGTCGAAATGAAGAAGATAACCCTGAGCAGCATCCTGAGTAGCCTAGTAAACGGCAGAAACGTTGTGAAGGTTGACGCGAAGGTCGCTCGACGGGCTCGAGAAGCTATAGGTAGGACGTTCGAGCTGCTGGGGGTGCCCCCACCATGGTCGAGGAGCTAA
- the nadC gene encoding carboxylating nicotinate-nucleotide diphosphorylase, producing the protein MVEELIHQKMLEWLAEDIPFWDATARLIPEGCKCRAVVTAKERGVAACVEEVAGFLKRLGFNVRANVASGDEFQKGSALLEIEGDLRKLLQVERLVLNILSHACGVATATREAVRLAKAVNPNVRVAATRKTLPGLRYFEKRAVEAGGGDPHRLSLSDMILIKDNHLRYFGSVEAAVRAAKRAASFTTKVEVEVSSPEEALEAARAGADIIMLDNFTPEEVEEAIRLLERSGLRGKVVVEVSGGINLENLAAYARAGPDVISMGWLTHSAKAIDMSLEVVEVVKP; encoded by the coding sequence ATGGTCGAGGAGCTAATCCACCAGAAGATGCTCGAGTGGCTGGCTGAGGATATTCCGTTCTGGGATGCCACGGCTAGGCTCATTCCAGAGGGCTGCAAGTGCAGGGCTGTCGTTACCGCGAAGGAGCGCGGCGTAGCCGCCTGCGTGGAAGAGGTGGCCGGCTTCCTGAAGCGGTTAGGCTTCAACGTGCGGGCCAACGTAGCGAGCGGTGACGAGTTCCAGAAGGGTAGCGCACTGCTGGAGATCGAAGGTGACTTGAGGAAGCTGCTCCAGGTGGAGAGGCTCGTACTCAACATCCTCTCGCACGCCTGCGGGGTGGCCACCGCGACGCGGGAGGCCGTGAGGCTAGCCAAGGCGGTCAACCCCAACGTAAGAGTTGCTGCCACGAGGAAGACGCTCCCTGGTCTCCGCTACTTCGAGAAGAGAGCCGTCGAAGCGGGCGGCGGCGACCCCCACAGGCTCTCTCTCAGCGACATGATCTTGATCAAGGACAACCACCTCAGGTACTTCGGCTCAGTGGAGGCGGCTGTGAGGGCTGCGAAGAGGGCTGCCAGCTTCACCACCAAGGTCGAGGTGGAGGTCTCGAGCCCGGAGGAGGCGCTTGAGGCTGCTCGAGCCGGTGCGGACATCATCATGCTCGACAACTTCACCCCAGAGGAGGTGGAGGAGGCGATAAGGCTCCTCGAACGCTCCGGGCTGAGGGGCAAAGTTGTCGTAGAGGTCTCCGGAGGGATTAACCTCGAAAACCTTGCAGCGTACGCGAGGGCGGGGCCCGACGTGATCAGCATGGGCTGGCTCACGCACTCGGCGAAAGCGATCGACATGTCTCTCGAGGTCGTGGAGGTGGTCAAGCCGTGA
- the nadX gene encoding aspartate dehydrogenase gives MKGVSLIGCGAIGGVIARAIDSGLVNAELRYLLDADRARAEGLARSLTRQRPKIAAGVEEIAADPLTQVVVEAASQDAVLHYGRRLLEAGKELVVLSVGALLRPEAKPILEHFGSRVHVPAGAIAGLDAVKAMALAGIDEVFLVSRKHPAKLADEPYAREKGMRLEGLEEPLVVFEGTAEEAVKCFPRTLNVAAALSLCARAPVRVRVVADPRADRNVHEVLVKSKAGTLYVRVENVPHPSNPKTSYLAALSAVELLRELCSRPSPAV, from the coding sequence GTGAAGGGGGTCTCCCTGATAGGGTGCGGGGCGATAGGCGGCGTGATCGCCAGGGCTATCGATTCCGGGCTGGTCAACGCGGAGCTGCGCTACCTGTTGGACGCCGATCGCGCGAGAGCGGAAGGCCTCGCTCGCAGCTTAACGAGGCAGAGGCCCAAGATCGCTGCGGGCGTGGAAGAAATCGCCGCTGACCCCTTAACGCAGGTGGTCGTGGAGGCGGCGAGCCAGGATGCCGTGCTCCACTACGGGCGGCGGCTGCTCGAGGCAGGTAAGGAGCTAGTTGTGCTGAGCGTGGGTGCGCTGCTAAGGCCGGAGGCCAAGCCAATCCTAGAGCACTTCGGCAGCAGAGTCCACGTCCCCGCGGGAGCTATCGCTGGACTGGATGCGGTGAAAGCGATGGCGCTCGCCGGGATCGATGAGGTCTTCCTCGTGAGCCGCAAGCACCCCGCCAAGCTCGCCGATGAACCCTACGCGAGGGAGAAAGGAATGAGGCTGGAGGGCTTAGAGGAGCCTCTCGTGGTCTTCGAGGGCACAGCGGAGGAGGCGGTCAAGTGTTTCCCCAGGACTCTGAACGTAGCTGCAGCCCTATCGCTGTGCGCGCGTGCTCCGGTGCGAGTCAGAGTTGTGGCCGATCCGAGAGCGGATCGCAATGTGCACGAGGTACTCGTGAAGTCGAAGGCCGGAACCCTCTACGTTAGGGTGGAGAACGTACCCCACCCCAGCAACCCGAAGACGAGCTACCTAGCCGCTCTCTCGGCCGTCGAGCTGCTGAGGGAGCTTTGCTCTAGGCCCTCCCCAGCCGTCTGA
- a CDS encoding iron-containing alcohol dehydrogenase: MRFAFEQSGRIVFGRGTLPEVGRYAASLGSRALLVTGRSFAASSGLLQRLVDSLREANMDVVVFPEVEPNPSLRTVERGARLAASKGVDVVVGFGGGSPLDAAKAIAAVLALGGAPSDHLYPKAVEKALPVVALPTTTGTGSEVTQYSVLVDPDARKKVVMQGPALVPRVAILDADVTDYMPGRLVAGTGFDALSHALEAFISRRASPLSNLFALEAARIILSNLPSAVKGSREARELMLYASMLAGVAINQAGSTLAHGLGYYLTVHHDLHHGVANALLLPHVLAFYAERVGKVDELAALLNFRSWEELVERVCKLADEVGIPDSAASVGVTESELDRMAEEAMFYRRNIENGPVIPSLDEIKQIYAECYEGRRALLRRLGRA; the protein is encoded by the coding sequence ATGAGGTTCGCCTTTGAGCAGAGCGGTAGAATCGTCTTCGGCCGAGGCACCCTACCCGAGGTGGGGCGCTACGCGGCCTCTCTCGGCTCGCGCGCCCTCCTAGTAACGGGGAGGAGCTTCGCGGCTAGTAGCGGTCTGCTTCAACGCCTCGTGGATTCCCTGAGGGAGGCCAACATGGACGTCGTTGTCTTCCCCGAAGTGGAACCGAACCCCTCTCTCAGAACCGTCGAGCGGGGCGCGCGCTTAGCGGCGAGCAAGGGTGTGGATGTAGTGGTGGGGTTTGGGGGCGGAAGCCCTCTCGACGCGGCGAAGGCGATCGCGGCCGTCTTGGCGCTGGGGGGCGCACCCTCCGACCACCTATACCCCAAGGCTGTGGAGAAGGCTTTGCCGGTAGTGGCCCTCCCCACGACCACCGGGACCGGGAGCGAGGTGACCCAGTACTCGGTTCTTGTGGATCCGGATGCGAGGAAGAAGGTGGTGATGCAGGGGCCCGCCCTAGTCCCGAGGGTGGCGATCCTGGACGCGGACGTGACCGATTACATGCCGGGGCGCCTCGTGGCCGGCACGGGGTTCGACGCGCTATCGCACGCGCTCGAGGCGTTCATCAGCAGGAGGGCTTCACCCCTCTCAAACCTCTTCGCGTTGGAGGCTGCCCGCATCATCCTCTCCAACCTCCCCTCAGCCGTTAAGGGGTCGCGTGAAGCCAGGGAGCTGATGCTGTACGCGAGTATGCTGGCCGGCGTAGCGATCAACCAAGCCGGCTCGACGCTAGCGCACGGGCTCGGTTACTACCTGACTGTGCACCACGACCTTCACCACGGCGTAGCCAACGCGCTTCTGCTCCCGCACGTCCTCGCTTTCTACGCGGAAAGGGTTGGTAAAGTCGATGAGCTGGCCGCTTTGCTGAACTTCAGGAGCTGGGAGGAGCTGGTTGAGCGCGTCTGCAAGCTCGCGGACGAGGTGGGGATCCCCGACAGCGCTGCAAGCGTGGGGGTAACTGAGAGTGAGCTCGACCGCATGGCTGAGGAGGCGATGTTCTACCGGAGGAACATCGAGAATGGCCCGGTGATCCCTAGTCTCGATGAGATCAAGCAGATCTACGCGGAGTGCTACGAGGGTCGGAGAGCACTCCTCAGACGGCTGGGGAGGGCCTAG